From Vitis vinifera cultivar Pinot Noir 40024 chromosome 14, ASM3070453v1, a single genomic window includes:
- the LOC100246005 gene encoding uncharacterized GPI-anchored protein At3g06035 translates to MASLLQLSTLSFFLVALSIHFTSTPVHCDAEDDDLLQGLNSYRTARNLSTLVKNDKAECLAEELAGELEHQPCTAAVPATPQLQLANYPSILKKCKIDINYTRDGVIMQVCVPHRVPTLVLTNFTQSHYSRYLNDSKFTGVGVGSEDDWVVAVLSTNGIEGSFSGASRAAMELGLMMLSPCLVALLLGLFVAMVIN, encoded by the exons ATGGCTTCTCTTCTTCAACTCAGTACCCTCTCCTTCTTTCTGGTTGCTCTCTCCATACATTTCACATCTACTCCAGTCCATTGTGATG CTGAGGATGACGACCTTCTTCAAGGCCTCAACAGCTACAGAACGGCCAGAAACCTCTCGACCCTGGTCAAGAACGACAAGGCGGAGTGCCTGGCGGAGGAGCTGGCCGGGGAATTAGAGCATCAGCCCTGCACCGCTGCCGTCCCCGCCACCCCGCAGCTCCAGCTCGCCAACTACCCCAGCATCCTTAAGAAGTGCAAAATCGACATCAACTACACCAGAGACGGTGTCATCATGCAAGTCTGTGTCCCCCACAGGGTCCCAACCCTCGTCCTCACCAACTTCACCCAGTCTCACTACTCCAGGTACCTCAACGACAGCAAGTTCACGGGCGTCGGCGTCGGGTCAGAGGACGACTGGGTGGTGGCCGTCCTCAGCACCAATGGCATCGAGGGGAGCTTCAGTGGGGCTTCCAGGGCTGCCATGGAGCTGGGTTTGATGATGCTCAGCCCCTGCTTGGTGGCTTTGCTTTTGGGATTATTTGTTGCTATGGTGATCAACTGA
- the LOC100256303 gene encoding glucose and ribitol dehydrogenase, protein MFSSILSSSRPVSSLACVTHLRLEFPPVRTGLPATRDNPRRALLQRTMASGGGQQFPPQRQERQPGKEHVMTPTPQFINPDYRPAHKLQGKVALVTGGDSGIGRAVCYLYALEGATVAFTYVKVQEDRDAQETLQMIRKAKRDDAKEPIAIAADLGYDDNCRRVVEEVVAAYGRIDILVNNAAEQYKSCSVEEIDEERLERVFRTNIFSYFLLTRHALKYMQEGSSIINTTSINAYKGNNKLIEYTSTKGAIVAFIRSLALQLAPKGIRVNGVAPGPIWTPLIPASFSEEECARFGSEVPMGRAGQPCEVAPSYVFLASHADSSYISGQVLHPNGGVVVNA, encoded by the exons ATGTTCTCTAGCATTCTCTCTTCATCGAGACCAGTCTCATCACTAGCTTGTGTCACTCACCTGAGATTGGAGTTTCCGCCTGTCCGTACAGGCTTACCGGCGACAAGAGATAACCCCAGAAGAGCACTGTTGCAGAGGACAATGGCTTCCGGTGGCGGCCAGCAGTTTCCACCCCAGAGGCAGGAGAGGCAGCCAGGGAAGGAGCACGTGATGACCCCCACCCCGCAGTTTATAAACCCAGACTACAGGCCTGCCCACAAGCTCCAAGGCAAGGTAGCGCTGGTGACCGGTGGCGACTCTGGCATCGGCAGAGCCGTCTGCTACCTGTATGCGCTTGAGGGGGCCACCGTAGCCTTCACGTACGTGAAGGTGCAGGAGGACAGGGACGCGCAGGAGACGCTGCAGATGATAAGGAAGGCGAAGAGGGACGATGCGAAGGAGCCGATAGCGATAGCTGCGGATCTGGGGTACGATGATAACTGCCGGAGGGtggtggaggaggtggtggcGGCGTACGGGAGGATAGACATTCTGGTGAACAACGCGGCCGAGCAGTACAAGTCGTGCTCGGTGGAGGAGATCGACGAGGAGCGGCTGGAGAGGGTGTTCAGAACCAACATCTTTTCTTACTTCCTCTTGACCAG GCATGCTCTGAAGTATATGCAGGAAGGGAGCAGCATCATAAACACCACCTCAATCAATGCATACAAAGGAAACAATAAACTGATAGAGTATACATCCACCAAAGGTGCCATTGTGGCTTTCATCAGATCACTGGCGCTGCAGCTTGCACCCAAAGGAATTAGGGTTAATGGTGTGGCCCCTGGACCCATCTGGACTCCACTCATACCAGCCTCCTTCAGTGAAGAGGAGTGTGCAAGGTTTGGGTCTGAAGTACCCATGGGCAGGGCTGGCCAGCCATGTGAGGTTGCACCCTCATATGTCTTCTTGGCCTCCCATG